Part of the Gadus macrocephalus chromosome 22, ASM3116895v1 genome, TCGAAATTCCGTGATACACGTGAGAAGTGGCCGACATGGAACCCGGAACTCCGGGCATTTGTTGGGAGGTGGCCCAGAGGATCTCGTCTGGGCTGTAAGCGTCTTTGCACCACTCGATCAGCTCATGGATGCGGCTGTCTGTCAGCACACTGTTGATGTATCCCCGGCAGGCGATAATGTAGGCGCTGCCCTTCAACACAGAAAGATCGAAGGGCGCCGGCCCCCTGGCCTTCCCTGTGGACTGACAGGAGGGGTAGGTagtagagaaagaaaaagatagTTAGCTAGAAATAGGCCATTGAGGCCGTCTCATGATGTGCAGcaagaatagaaaaaaatatccaGCCTTCTCTATTTAAGTTTGAAGTCATCACGTAACACATTCCCTGAATTGTACAGACCATGGAGCTGTGTTGTCGCATACGGATGGTGCTATATACACAACTTATTGTTGTTAcgtacattcattcatttcaacaTCTTCACCTGTAAATGTCCGTTCACCGGGGCCCAAGTGGTTGTCACTCTCCATTTCTGATTCTGGGGAAAGGGGTTAAAATGTATGCTGTTTGCCCCATCCAGAGCCTTCAGGTCCCGCACCATCTCCAGGTTGGTCTTCATGGGGAAGTCCTGCCCACAGAGGTTGATGAAATACTTCCACTCCGTGCTGACGTTCAGCAGATCCGACATGCAGTTGAGGTCCGCCTGCACCCGAGTCCAGCCGGCGTAGACCACTTTCACGGGTTGACTGACCATGAAGACGTTGGGGAAACAGGAAGCGATGTTGGCGATGGCGGCTGCTACGGTAGCTTGGGCTTTTGTGTCGACATGGACGCAGTACACGTTCTGGGGCGCGTAGATGGCTCGCAAGAGCCGCTCAAAGTTCTCGACCTGGAGACACATGGGACGAGGTCATGGATTTGGTTAGGCTCAGAATGAACATAACAGTTTATAAAAGTGTTACACACCATGTGTCTAATGATCTTACTATAAGGAAGAAAGTACATTATAGTAATAGAATAGAAGAGATTAAAAGTTAAGAGGTAAACATTTCTGAAGATAAATACTGAACATATATTatgtacaccaacacacagacaatatGAGTAGTGAACAGAATTGTTTTGATGTCAATACGACTAGAAATTCTTTAATGATTACTGCATATTACGTTTTCTCTATGCATGTTGTGAATGTTATGTTGTCTTCAGCCAGACAGGGAAAAATAGAATCCAGGTAGAAGAGTAGAGACCTTATGGTGGGCGACGATAGAGTATGCCAGGGGGAAGTCCATTTCTTCATGGAAAGCCTGAGTGGCGTAACCCCTCGTTAACATAAAGTTTCTGTTGAATTAATTGCCACTCAATTAATTTTCAATTAAAATGATAAATCAACACGTCCAACAGTGCAACTGTTCTAAGTCAAGGATTGGATAAACATATTTGGTCGATAAGATGACACAATTTATGAATTCAGGAAGTGAAGATGTTCCCAGATTTGCAACACACTTGTCGTGGTACTTTTGGACACAACAAGAATACTGAGGAGGATTATCACATCAGAAACATTGATTTTAATATATCTGCTATTGAAGCTCAATAGATTATCGGGGGTTTTATCGATTCGGCCTTTGAGTAGTCTCTTTAAAGAAACAAAATGGAAGTTGGGAAGGCTTTACaattattaatttatattaGTGAAATGGGGAACATAGGAACGAATACGAGATAGTGTATGAGTTGGGCTTTGAGAGTTtttcaaataatgttttttgttgccTTCATATTTTTTACTAACCCATGCCGTACCGATGTCTATGGTGGAGACTAAAGTTTTTattggactgtattatgcgtaaCCCATTTCACGTTTTGTGTGGCATAATCCACAAATATGTGGTAGTTGTGCCTCGTAAAATGATATCCACACGGATATTTACTTATCTACAAATGCAAATTATTTACTTGAGACTCTTAAAGTTGTTATATACATGGATATTACACAATCCACAAAAACATCATGTCCGCCCgtttttgtacaataaatccaaagTCCCGTTTACATATTTGTGGATCATGCCTAGGCCAAATGAATATGCGTAACCCACAGAAGACGATCACCTTGCAGTCCACAATACTTTTTTCAAGTACATTTTACAATCAAGATCCACAAATAAAAAAGTTGTAACTTGTGTCTTCTAAAATTATATCCACTCTTACTTTCAGAACAGATTACGACCATCACTCCAGCTCCTTCCAAGCAATTTGCTTTTCCTCACTGGGGATTCcctcaaaatatattttctttgg contains:
- the LOC132451733 gene encoding beta-1,3-galactosyl-O-glycosyl-glycoprotein beta-1,6-N-acetylglucosaminyltransferase-like translates to MLTRGYATQAFHEEMDFPLAYSIVAHHKVENFERLLRAIYAPQNVYCVHVDTKAQATVAAAIANIASCFPNVFMVSQPVKVVYAGWTRVQADLNCMSDLLNVSTEWKYFINLCGQDFPMKTNLEMVRDLKALDGANSIHFNPFPQNQKWRVTTTWAPVNGHLQSTGKARGPAPFDLSVLKGSAYIIACRGYINSVLTDSRIHELIEWCKDAYSPDEILWATSQQMPGVPGSMSATSHVYHGISIARLVLWIGEAKCHGNFVREVCVFAVADLPWILSHHHLFANKFDVESDSVAVFCLEEYLREKRLAEIESDGK